A stretch of the Nicotiana tabacum cultivar K326 chromosome 6, ASM71507v2, whole genome shotgun sequence genome encodes the following:
- the LOC107775244 gene encoding zinc finger protein 8-like gives MEKTDRETRDFMNVESFSQLPFIRPAPAKEKAIRLFGKEFGTAGDSMAATDESESIETNPSQEEIKDHISNNSESSRKFECHYCCRNFPTSQALGGHQNAHKRERQHAKRAHLQSAMVHGALTEANIYGIMNYHRLGSAPTAAYHHHYTTNNINNATRFYGSQHHVNSTVTTPYNSHQTPINGSPLALWRIPAATNVHHTSSSSPNFGRERSMNMQPLPVFAANNEDFKPSPIINSSSSQRGFGYKTKAGVKDHVSLDLHL, from the coding sequence ATGGAGAAAACAGACAGAGAAACTCGTGATTTCATGAACGTGGAGTCCTTCTCTCAGCTACCCTTTATTCGACCAGCACCAGCTAAAGAAAAGGCCATTAGGCTTTTTGGCAAAGAATTTGGTACTGCTGGTGACTCCATGGCTGCAACAGATGAGTCAGAATCTATTGAAACAAACCCTAGCCAAGAAGAAATCAAAGACCATATTAGCAACAACAGTGAGAGCAGTCGGAAATTCGAGTGCCATTATTGTTGCAGGAATTTCCCGACTTCACAAGCACTAGGAGGACATCAAAATGCTCATAAGAGAGAACGCCAGCATGCTAAAAGAGCTCATCTTCAATCTGCAATGGTACACGGTGCTTTAACAGAGGCAAATATTTATGGAATAATGAATTACCATCGTCTTGGTAGTGCACCAACAGCAGCTTATCATCATCACTACACAACCAACAATATTAACAATGCTACTAGGTTTTATGGAAGCCAACACCATGTTAATAGTACTGTTACTACCCCTTATAATTCTCATCAAACTCCTATAAATGGAAGTCCTTTAGCTTTATGGAGGATTCCTGCAGCAACTAATGTTCATCATACTTCTTCGTCTTCGCCTAATTTTGGCCGTGAGCGATCGATGAATATGCAGCCATTGCCAGTGTTTGCTGCTAATAATGAGGATTTCAAGCCTTCTCCAATCATCAATAGCTCAAGTTCTCAAAGAGGGTTCGGATATAAAACAAAGGCCGGAGTTAAAGATCATGTGAGTTTAGATCTACACTTGTGA